A genomic segment from Sciurus carolinensis chromosome 1, mSciCar1.2, whole genome shotgun sequence encodes:
- the Cd48 gene encoding CD48 antigen, translating to MCSRRWDWCPVPGLLLLLSLLVTSIQDPSVLRKMAVSGSNVSLKISEELFGNYKQLIWFYNTSQKIVEWEVLSPAVYYRSSLKDRLSLDPQSPAHLHISKVQKEDSSTYILRVSKESGKEQEWKIPLQVFDPVPEPIIETEKAEEVNGNCYLTLSCVIQDQSVSYVWYGDSGPFPKELQKNVLEVTLNTQNQSRFYTCQVSNPVSSKNDTVYFIPPCTIARSSAVMWIVSWWMVVIPTAIGLLLTHDELL from the exons atgtgTTCCAGGCGATGGGATTGGTGCCCGGTTCCAGGACTACTGCTGCTATTGTCTCTCCTGGTGACCAGCATTCAAG ATCCTTCAGTGCTTAGAAAGATGGCAGTCTCTGGCAGCAATGTGAGTCTGAAAATCTCCGAGGAACTGTTTGGTAACTATAAGCAACTAATCTGGTTTTACAACACTAGTCAGAAGATTGTAGAATGGGAGGTGTTGTCCCCTGCTGTCTACTACAGATCTTCATTGAAGGACAGACTCAGTCTTGATCCTCAAAGTCCTGCGCATCTGCACATCTCCAAAGTTCAGAAAGAGGACAGCAGTACTTACATCCTAAGAGTGTCCAAGGAGAGTGGGAAAGAGCAGGAATGGAAGATACCCCTGCAGGTGTTTG ACCCTGTTCCTGAGCCTATCATAGAAACTGAGAAGGCAGAAGAAGTAAATGGCAATTGTTATCTGACTTTGTCATGTGTGATACAGGACCAGTCAGTCAGCTATGTTTGGTATGGAGACTCGGGGCCCTTTCCAAAGGAGCTCCAGAAAAATGTGCTTGAAGTCACCCTTAATACACAGAACCAGTCCAGATTTTACACATGCCAAGTCAGCAATCCTGTGAGCAGCAAGAACGATACGGTCTACTTCATTCCACCCTGTACTATAG CCAGATCCTCTGCAGTAATGTGGATTGTAAGTTGGTGGATGGTTGTCATACCCACTGCTATTGGCCTCCTACTTACTCATGATGAACTCCTCTAA